From Cyclopterus lumpus isolate fCycLum1 chromosome 4, fCycLum1.pri, whole genome shotgun sequence, a single genomic window includes:
- the c4h1orf53 gene encoding uncharacterized protein C1orf53 homolog, translating to MFHQHYPFKAFVSRLIVLRLQLNKPLVTMSVPNLSEESPERIKGRSQIQISAGRREVDFNENDPDGRKFTEEELAIHRAHTEACQAKRQMYVDPSSGYKVFTEYAHLQRGKCCGSACRHCPYGQVNVKDPAMRKECNSLFYV from the exons ATGTTTCACCAACATTACCCGTTCAAAGCATTCGTCAGCAGACTAATTGTTCTCCGCTTGCAGTTGAATAAACCACTTGTTACAATGTCAGTGCCGAACCTCTCAGAAGAAAGCCCGGAGCGCATAAAAGGCAGAAGTCAGATACAGATCAGTGCAGGCAGGAGAGAAGTGGACTTCAATGAAAACGACCCGGATGGAAGAAAGTTCACAGAGGAAGAGCTGGCCATCCATAGAGCCCACACGGAGGCATGCCAG GCAAAGAGGCAGATGTATGTCGACCCTTCCAGTGGGTACAAGGTGTTCACAGAATATGCCCACCTTCAGAGAGGGAAATGTTGTGGCAGCGCATGCAGACAC TGTCCATATGGCCAAGTCAACGTGAAGGACCCTGCAATGAGGAAAGAATGTAATTCTCTATTTTATGTATAG